The Sphaeramia orbicularis chromosome 16, fSphaOr1.1, whole genome shotgun sequence genome window below encodes:
- the LOC115436007 gene encoding G-protein coupled receptor 20-like, whose translation MMDLNSTESWIFNSTSFPSLPVIASPSNRSGMEAYLQRLAHLDEGLYNDFYGLWIALMVINSFIFLVGMVLNMVALYVFCFRTKQKTTSVIYTINLAVTDLLVNLSLPTRILLYYSGGGCLTCSYLHIFSYFVNMYCSILFLTCICVDRYLAIVQVEASRRWRNTSVAKCVCVSVWLFAIVVTYSFLSSAFQHTGCCLSKLLFLTITEFFLPLVIIVVFTVRIMCALADRRLMQQSRERRRRAVQLLTTVLIIFTVCFTPFHIRQVVVYFYPDMPHHVIVYHLTVTLSSLNSCMDPVVYCFVTNNFQATMRHLFRRAEPEQTSGDIVSMQHSSKASGRTANAITNNMIMMASIPTSPQKDNVEKNQTV comes from the exons ATGATGGACTTAAACAGTACTGAGTCCTGGATTTTTAACAGCACTTCATTTCCCAGCCTGCCGGTAATAGCCAGTCCCAGTAACAGAAGTGGCATGGAGGCATATCTCCAGCGACTGGCGCATTTAGATGAGGGGCTCTACAACGACTTCTATGGTCTCTGGATTGCTCTGATGGTCATAAACTCTTTCATATTCCTG GTAGGCATGGTGCTCAACATGGTGGCACTTTATGTTTTCTGTTTCCGCACCAAGCAAAAGACCACTTCAGTGATCTACACCATTAACTTAGCGGTGACAGATCTCTTGGTGAACCTCTCTTTGCCGACTCGTATCCTGCTCTACTACAGTGGAGGGGGCTGCCTCACCTGCTCCTACCTGCACATCTTCAGCTACTTTGTCAACATGTACTGCAGCATCTTGTTTCTGACCTGCATATGCGTCGACCGTTACCTCGCCATAGTGCAG GTTGAAGCTTCCCGCCGATGGCGAAATACCAGTGTggctaaatgtgtgtgtgtctctgtctggCTGTTTGCCATCGTGGTCACCTACTCCTTCCTTTCCAGTGCTTTCCAGCACACAGGCTGCTGCCTCTCAAAGCTGCTCTTCCTTACCATCACTGAGTTCTTTCTACCACTCGTCATCATTGTGGTCTTCACTGTACGGATTATGTGTGCCCTCGCTGACCGCCGCCTCATGCAGCAAAGCAG GGAGAGGAGAAGAAGGGCCGTCCAGCTGTTGACTACTGTCCTGATCATTTTCACTGTCTGCTTTACACCATTCCACATCCGACAG GTGGTGGTGTACTTCTATCCTGACATGCCTCATCATGTGATAGTCTACCACTTGACCGTCACTCTCAGCAGTCTGAACAGCTGTATGGATCCTGTTGTCTACTGCTTTGTTACAAATAATTTTCAA GCTACCATGAGACATCTCTTTCGTCGTGCAGAGCCTGAGCAGACAAGTGGTGACATTGTCAGCATGCAGCACAGCTCCAAAGCCTCAGGACGGACAGCCAATGCCATCACTAATAATATGATCATGATGGCCAGCATTCCCACTTCACCTCAGAAAGACAATGTGGAGAAAAACCAAACAGTGTAA
- the dgat1b gene encoding diacylglycerol O-acyltransferase 1b, with translation MGDSDTTGAVTRRRRAGRGGSLQPGNGKDRAACPSAVPADLTGDNTEKKRDHSLETTRNKGKREKNKRSNDRISDRFSCHKTQESLLSSSSGYKNYRGIFNWCVVMLVLSNARLFLENLLKYGVLVDPVQVVSLFLKNPYSWPAACLVIVSNVFILVALYTERQLSKGSFSELVGFLFHCINLTIMLTFPAAVVLMVPSLTPVGGAFVLGTYTILFLKLYSYKDVNRWCRELSTVKAKKLSRSLSCPSEQHLNGGDRKVCYPGNLTIRDMYYFVFAPTVCYELNFPRSAKVRMSFLLRRLFEMLFLIQLSIGLTQQWMIPIIQSSMKPLEDMDLFRMTERLLRLAVPNHLIWLIFFYWFFHSSMNFTAELLCFGDRQFYKDWWNSETVTYFWQNWNIPVHKWCLRHFYKPMLRRGFSKIVSQSAVFFLSAFFHEYLVSVPLRMFRLWAFMAMMAQLPLAWFVGRFLRGDYGNAAVWMSLIIGQPIAVLMYVHDYYVLHYRQEVE, from the exons ATGGGTGACTCGGACACCACCGGGGCCGTGACTCGCCGGAGAAGAGCGGGCAGAGGTGGGAGTCTGCAGCCGGGGAACGGGAAGGATAGGGCGGCGTGTCCGAGCGCCGTGCCCGCTGACCTTACCGGGGATAATACCGAAAAGAAACGCGACCATTCACTGGAGACCACCCGGAATAAAGGAAAGAGGGAGAAAAACAAGCGCAGCAATGACAGAATAAGTGACAGGTTCAG CTGTCACAAGACACAGGAGTCCCTGTTGAGTTCATCTAGTGGTTACAAAAACTACAGAGGAATCTTCAACTGGTGTGTGGTTATGCTG GTGCTAAGCAATGCTCGCCTCTTCTTAGAAAATCTTTTGAA GTATGGTGTTCTGGTTGACCCTGTTCAGGTGGTTTCATTATTTCTGAAGAATCCCTACAGCTGGCCTGCTGCATGTCTGGTGATTG TGTCCAATGTGTTCATTCTGGTGGCTCTCTACACAGAAAGGCAACTCTCAAAG GGTTCATTCAGTGAACTAGTAGGATTTCTGTTCCATTGCATTAACCTGACAATCATGCTAACGTTCCCTGCTGCAGTGGTCCTAATGGTCCCCTCCTTGACTCCag TTGGTGGTGCATTTGTTCTTGGTACTTACACCATTCTCTTCCTGAAGCTGTACTCCTATAAAGATGTCAACAGGTGGTGCAGGGAGCTTAGTACCGTCAAGGCCAAGAAACTGTCCCGGTCTCTGTCAT GTCCCTCAGAACAGCATTTAAATGGAGGAGATCGTAAGGTGTGTTATCCAGGCAACCTCACAATCAGAG ACATGTACTACTTTGTTTTTGCTCCAACTGTGTGCTACGAACTCAACTTTCCTCGCTCTGCCAAAGTTCGAATGAGTTTCTTGCTTAGGAGATTGTTTGAGATG cTGTTCCTCATCCAGCTTTCAATCGGTCTCACTCAACAG TGGATGATCCCCATCATCCAAAGCTCCATGAAACCACTAGAG GACATGGATTTATTCAGGATGACTGAAAGACTCCTGAGACTAGCT GTTCCTAATCACTTGATATGGCTGATTTTTTTCTACTGGTTTTTCCATTCATCTATGAACTTTACCGCGGAGCTGCTGTGCTTCGGTGACAGACAGTTTTATAAGGATTGGTG GAACTCGGAGACAGTGACGTATTTCTGGCAGAACTGGAACATCCCTGTTCACAAGTGGTGTTTACG TCATTTTTACAAGCCGATGCTGAGGAGAGGGTTCAGTAAAATCGTCAGTCAGTCGGCTGTTTTCTTCTTGTCGGCTTTCTTCCACGAG TACCTGGTGAGTGTTCCTCTGAGGATGTTCAGACTTTGGGCGTTCATGGCGATGATGGCTCAG CTTCCATTAGCCTGGTTTGTGGGTCGCTTCTTGCGTGGTGACTATGGCAATGCAGCAGTCTGGATGTCACTTATAATTGGTCAGCCAATCGCCGTCCTGATGTACGTCCACGACTACTACGTCCTGCACTACAGACAGGAGGTCGAATAA